The DNA region TCGCGGCGACCGCCGTCGCCGCGACGCTGCTGGACGATCCGAAGGCCGCCGAGACCGCGTGGAGCGCGACGGAACCCCTGGAGCGCGACGAGTCGGTGTGGCAGCGGGCGGCCCGGGACGGTCCCGCCGATCCGCTGCTCGGCCGGGCCGTACGAGAGTGCGTCGCGGCGGCCGAGTCCGCGCTGTCGCGCAACGACCACGGCGGCCTGATCCACAGCTCCGTGCTCGAGTTCGCCGAACGCTACTCCGAGCGCGGACGCTGCCCGGCACACGACCAACTGGACGCCATGCGCGGCCTGGACACGATGCGGGACTGAGGCTCCGTGCGCGACCGGGACGCCATGACCGACGCCATGACCGGAACGCCATGGCCCGGTGGACGTGATGACCGGGTGGACGTGGTGAGCGACCCGGACGCCGTGCGCGGCGGTGGCCGACGGCCGGTCCGCGCCCCGGCGTCCGGGCCCCGCGGTTCGCCGCGCCGTGCCGTCCGTCGTTCCTCGTACGCCTGTCGCCCCTTGCCCTTCGCACTGCGCCTTCGCCCTGCGCCCGGACACGCGCCGAGGACCGCGAGCCCGGCGTGAACGGACTTGAAGCCGAGGTGCGCGAGCCGTGGGCACGGAGCCGGACACCCGGAGCCGTGCACCGCGAGCCGCGCGCCCCTGGAGAGGAGAGACCCGAAGATGCCCGAACACACACCCGCGGCGGCCACCACCGGCGGCACCGGCTACACGGAGGCGCGCCGTCGCGGGACCGGCCGCACCGGGACCGATACGGCCGCCGACGCGGCGGCGCACGACAGCCGTGAGCGTGCGCGTGCCGCCCTGGAACGCGCCCGGCGGCGCACCGCCGCTCTCACCGACTGTCTGGACGAGGGCGAACTGACCGCGCAGCACTCCAAGTTGATGTCGCCGCTCGCCTGGGACCTGGCGCACATCGGGAACCAGGAGGACATCTGGCTGGTGCGCGCGGCCGGCGGCAGCGACGGAGTGCGGCCCGATCTGGACACCGTCTACGACGCGTTCCAGACGCCTCGCGCCGACCGGCCGGGCCTGCCGATGCTCTCGCCCGAGGCGGCACGCGAGTACATCGCACGGGTGCGGGACCGAGCGCTTGAGGTCCTCGGCTCTCCGGCGCCCGACGGCGCCGATCCCGCGCTCTTCGAGGGCGACTTCGTCTTCGGGATGGTCGCCCAGCACGAGCAGCAGCACGACGAGACCATGCTCGCCACGCACCAGTTGCGCCGTGGCCCCGCCGTGCTCGACGCTCCCGATCCGCCCGCGCCCACCTCCAGGGCGACGGACGAGAGGCACGGCGAAGTCCACGTCCCCGCGGGGCCGTTCACGATGGGCACCTCCGACGAGCCCTGGGCGCTGGACAACGAGCGTCCCGCGCACACCGTCGACGTGGCGGCCTTCGACCTGGACGAGGTGCCGGTCACCAACGGCGCCTTCATGCGCTTCATCGAGGACGGCGGCTATCGCGACGAGCGCTGGTGGCATCCCGACGGCTGGGCGTATGTGCGGAAGGCCGAGCTGGGCGCGCCGCTGTTCTGGCGCCGGGACGGCGGTAGCTGGACGCGCCGCCGGTTCGGCTACGTCGAGCGCGTACCGCCCAACGAGCCGGTGATGCACGTGTGCTGGTACGAGGCCGACGCCTTCGCCCGCTGGTCCGGCCGCAGGCTGCCGACCGAGGCCGAGTGGGAGAAGGCGGCACGCCACGACCCGGAGACCGGAGAGTCCCGACGCTTTCCGTGGGGCGACGGCGAACCCGACGAAGGCCGCGCCAACCTCGGTCAGCGGC from Streptomyces marispadix includes:
- the egtB gene encoding ergothioneine biosynthesis protein EgtB codes for the protein MPEHTPAAATTGGTGYTEARRRGTGRTGTDTAADAAAHDSRERARAALERARRRTAALTDCLDEGELTAQHSKLMSPLAWDLAHIGNQEDIWLVRAAGGSDGVRPDLDTVYDAFQTPRADRPGLPMLSPEAAREYIARVRDRALEVLGSPAPDGADPALFEGDFVFGMVAQHEQQHDETMLATHQLRRGPAVLDAPDPPAPTSRATDERHGEVHVPAGPFTMGTSDEPWALDNERPAHTVDVAAFDLDEVPVTNGAFMRFIEDGGYRDERWWHPDGWAYVRKAELGAPLFWRRDGGSWTRRRFGYVERVPPNEPVMHVCWYEADAFARWSGRRLPTEAEWEKAARHDPETGESRRFPWGDGEPDEGRANLGQRHLRPAPAGAYHAGAAPCGARQLIGDVWEWTASEFTGYPGFTAFPYREYSEVFFDSGYKVLRGGSFGTDEVACRGTFRNWDLPVRRQIFAGFRTARSSGGAD